From a single Lewinella sp. LCG006 genomic region:
- a CDS encoding HYR domain-containing protein, which translates to MNVILPSRGVSCDLFAGHKHLFTTLFLFLFTCSINLLQAQNTCTWEEPQGTVTNQNFENDGTDITPDNPASASTSFSYTIPGNTFSVGDGGLAGVVLDADLDIEICFWGDMNGADENFDVTIEGSSAVTVNVEMATSAADPYCQTFTLTIAEASTALADGQITVTYDNLGTDWYPQILSPGINLNTGSNNFNAQVAAISANYSYAIEDDPIPVFCQAQPNVDLGTYVSGQTATSAFDNFSGNGVLVDGRTLDLSASEIEISTLDRDAINAINYNFICDDNSDLVDQFLFQVYEVPVATLMDGVVSCGVTGNYNLNELFVAGTTSGGTFTTSTPDAEILGGNYLSFSGFGCVDITYTLENPGNCSGVGEVLTADAMVFFPETPTPSFSITSSTTCWDGDSDLIVEVSPSEFTYTGTLSRLWTATGTNLSVSVTDETTDSPVITVSNPTSLLGSLQICYEESINTPAGTCTEGTDCAVQSCTTITIASSGCNEDCLEFNPAADVCPILTNSFISLTIFNVTFDLGSELIPFFEASVVTGDYVEENNFDAGGTEDPIITCDDEGIAVSWDFGLNNDFFPEGDALDTPIADNISGVGDVCDLVDDVAIPYPTGFCGNCGPGQGFCINILGVRPCITTSTWKPLEFLDFSFDIPITGESTTVCSATVRDLIVDPVQEIVEETAVSVVWADTDGDGAFDQVLSGAGILGDGSGDGSGFVYNNVDGEGIITVRNVTASVIAPYSPCVTPDGVDLLEILPIDFIPVAGPIIRQALTSAGINVNIAPSAMYDLPIRVENDEAPRFPNPRREYTFATGDACGEAVNWDIPLAVDGCTGEFIENIVQLSGPTSGSILEPSPGEVNYVDAYGNQVYVDADGNEYPICQNSDGDFVIMDYPQDCEDERNATVVDINDYTPLMVAGYRVEYQATACNGIQTIHALYINVVPGDPILVTPRDLTLRNDVDACSRIVTGIAPLAGLECNTTITWTADNGAVPSSGTDDASGTDFQLGTTTVTYTMTADLNGDGVIDANDPAIPCGESQETQMCTFTITIEDHQKPTAYCSDFTVQLDKTGSATVFATDLDGGSVDNCPGELTIEVSKADVVENFGDAVTFDCFEEGQNTVIVRVLDAAEHDGDPLTDERNERRCLSLVTVVDYFEGFEVGLDVPELCLEANNEEQLNFANYLTIAMPNGTTTTHMDEVLDMDDVVGVFGISTFVRSPGGPPSSGTTVGTSPDNPGDAGYINPLTGEYTPGTGTGFVTITYVLGIAGQVEPGIFNLEGCYILVQDVFELRQPLDMESPECECIVQNDRVVDLGEITGGLEPYTIQYGGVQLDVDSDGVADDADGEFTYDEEAGFDVIDFTEDLGNLLVDYTQPTWSFTIVDARGCELFRSGSCDNDDENGTPEILCEDLGPVALTTDEFVCEAQYTWEHTLPTDNCDVILYTYTITNPDGSIAGPFDITALLNPDITNPLPDQFFATYDFEHFSPTENISTVTYYAEDAVGNFSQCSFEVTVTDDDPPYFINCPEPAVIVDAPPTWCSAYANYSLPLAEDNCDIPVVTQIDDTGLTSGDIYPVGITINTFEAVDATGNTTTCDVKIIVNDYHTPPSFECPGDVVDDNDFGDCGAIVDGIAPFNIEDNCPDNLTVAYRIEDEMGNEVASGLDDASGNFFAQGTSTVRYSLQDMPLLLITEITHDLSDPVDGTLPVPPFTAGNPPTGDYLEITNFNAANLDVSCLMIERLSAAGSELFAVPTGVILAPGGVLTIHFGDGTDSPADHFYNVPGAADLQATDPAAYIVSLSRSILDIAVLNGYDISGLAPPQYNLAGRTVADYWSGTISPVFGSGIVRTTVWDTNTASDFEPGEACLPTTIGMLNPSLPQPTPNGAQTAIQAQHTTRIECSFTVTIVDAEEAVCGLYGDYQEYPGASETIAYGECVESIVTVDEFYTIADLNLFLAGNAGDFSDLTFTLISPEGTAIELLVAACPGSTAFDFILDGDPELAAPFLDNCATLGDGLALIPTGDIEAFNGEQAQGDWILQVGHNGTVTTELAILDAWSLLISAREAYDEMDVTLENDLNLCGAEYTYLHPILFDNCPGGTVQLTITFEDGTLELDQTLPIFPENTEFTYFFQVGETTVLYTLTDAAGNVSTCGFVVTVLDTQFPEITCPDDQVIQLGPGECETNEYPTTPVFEFDNCPDYVLSSFPPGTPVPIGDTTITLIITDASGNETTCTYNLTVLEFETAQDLACIGEQNVSLGADCEATITAEMILTGDLYRCYDNYIVTLYPGPPDSGFDPIPTSPTVTVDYVGQTIVAEICDPDTGECCWGFVNIEYKLIPEFICPSDTVVNCTDLTGPDLLGFPEVTSCVPGGAIISHVDALTDNGACGEPRFVIDRTWTVSDAVGNSAQCVQTIEVATFDLDQIIFPENYDGITNPVLDCSEVLVDPSLTSPDSLGYPTINGTNLYAAIYCSAAINYNDEIFYICDNSYLLFRTWRVVNQCLPNPLSDVREFTQLIRVEDSDGPDLNCPENETISVSPFNCRATYQIPLLDIIDACSEVTYIVQVDNDTLDFQFNNQYLVTGLERGDHTITYLAQDACGIRSQCSYIVTVEDQIAPFAICDDELNVSIGGGDVANGVFGQARIHATDVDEGSSDNCSTVDLEVRRNYWANGTCTDNFEDWSPWGDFIDFYCCDINNEITIELRVTDASGNQNTCWMVITPEDKLNPYCYAPEDVSLTCNDLPLAFPGDIQTAYDEDFAATSTMMSSIFGGATGTDNCAVDTIVERTPNIQVNDCGWGTITRRFEAWQLRPAGDANANGAIDINEVFRSTNSCNQVITITEVHNFVIDFPEDADADCGDPNVPTIITTAEGCDVLTVNIGEPVVYSATGDECYKLSITYDVINWCLWDGEYTGYVLARMTEDDGEALPVDRAVEGNERPVITYTSAAGLCIDRNHTDRDGDSDLDNCASPQLPNYGRYIYTQFVKVYDSTVPVITVPEYGGPTDLCPTLEPGQFGDVTGNCEAQVSIPFTISDECELFDGAGNLVISLVSAELDAFAVDINGDGDITSNEFLVEAGAAGNVMANITDNGDGTYSFDGSFPIITSAMGDNIYHAVRVLFEDGCGNQVSETLVFDVIDCKGPAPICINGLTATLMPQAEGGCAMTIWASDFEGSPIYDCTGQGPLTNADGLPRVTKYAIYRAAEVEADPNFVPHPTNTGLVLTEDDDQTTVVYVYAFDEEDNYDYCETYVLVQPHNSCNGPDGATIAGVITTTANETIEGVEVSINGAAQMSMTTGTDGAFNFELLQLGGDYTVTPYHNDNPLNGVTTFDIVLISKHILNIDPLDSPYQRLAADVNNSETITTLDLIQVRKLILNITTEFTNNTSWRFIPASYVFPNELNPWQETFPELININNLSAAQLNADFIGVKTGDVNGNAQANALAGDDRTLNGIFYLEAEDIDLKAGNTYTVAFTGEDLANVQGFQGTLQFIGMELINMEYGAATSENFGLRYVNEGAITMSYNDNGGDSDAMHLVATTTTTDHLFSLVLRASEDAKLSELLQVNSRYTIAEAYREGTLTDFGLSFSGTAHRQGEFVLYQNVPNPFTEGTMIGFDLPAAATATITIRDAKGALIRVIEGDYGAGYHTVNVTKQMINSTTGVLSYTIEARLANGEAEQAGDYRATKQMIVVD; encoded by the coding sequence ATGAACGTAATACTACCATCGCGTGGTGTTTCTTGTGATTTATTCGCAGGACATAAACACCTGTTTACCACTCTATTTCTATTCCTGTTTACCTGTTCCATTAATTTACTTCAGGCACAAAATACCTGCACTTGGGAAGAACCTCAGGGAACTGTGACTAACCAGAACTTTGAGAACGATGGAACCGATATCACCCCCGATAATCCCGCCTCGGCAAGTACCTCGTTCAGCTATACCATACCGGGAAATACTTTTTCCGTTGGCGATGGTGGTTTGGCTGGTGTTGTGCTGGATGCTGATTTAGACATCGAGATTTGCTTTTGGGGGGACATGAATGGCGCTGATGAAAATTTTGATGTGACGATCGAAGGAAGCAGTGCCGTTACCGTAAATGTCGAAATGGCCACTAGTGCTGCAGATCCTTATTGCCAGACTTTCACCCTAACCATTGCGGAAGCAAGCACCGCCTTAGCGGATGGACAGATTACGGTAACCTACGATAACCTGGGCACCGATTGGTATCCCCAGATATTGTCGCCAGGGATCAACCTTAATACCGGTTCGAATAACTTTAATGCACAAGTAGCTGCGATATCTGCCAACTACAGTTATGCTATCGAGGATGACCCAATACCTGTTTTTTGTCAGGCCCAACCCAATGTAGATCTGGGGACTTATGTAAGTGGCCAAACTGCTACCAGTGCGTTTGATAACTTTTCCGGTAATGGCGTATTGGTAGACGGAAGAACACTGGATTTATCTGCGTCCGAAATTGAGATCAGTACCCTTGACCGGGACGCCATCAATGCTATAAATTACAACTTCATTTGTGACGATAATTCTGACCTGGTCGATCAATTTCTCTTTCAGGTATATGAAGTTCCCGTTGCCACTTTGATGGATGGAGTCGTAAGCTGTGGGGTGACCGGGAATTATAATTTGAACGAATTGTTTGTTGCCGGAACCACCTCCGGTGGGACCTTTACCACAAGCACTCCTGATGCAGAAATATTAGGTGGCAACTATCTTTCTTTCTCTGGTTTTGGTTGTGTCGATATTACCTATACACTGGAAAACCCTGGCAACTGTAGTGGGGTCGGGGAAGTTTTAACGGCTGATGCCATGGTCTTTTTTCCCGAAACACCTACACCTAGTTTTTCCATCACCTCTTCTACAACTTGTTGGGACGGTGATTCTGACCTGATTGTTGAGGTGAGTCCTTCCGAATTTACTTACACAGGAACATTAAGCAGGCTCTGGACAGCTACCGGAACCAACCTAAGCGTTAGTGTCACCGATGAAACTACGGATAGCCCCGTAATCACGGTGTCCAACCCAACCAGCTTATTGGGGAGCTTACAGATTTGCTACGAAGAATCCATCAATACCCCCGCCGGTACTTGTACAGAAGGTACGGACTGTGCTGTTCAAAGCTGCACAACCATTACGATCGCCAGCAGCGGCTGTAATGAAGATTGCCTGGAGTTTAATCCAGCGGCCGATGTTTGCCCCATTCTTACTAATTCGTTCATCTCCCTCACCATTTTTAACGTTACGTTCGATCTGGGTAGCGAACTAATACCTTTTTTCGAGGCATCCGTAGTAACGGGCGATTACGTTGAAGAGAACAATTTTGATGCGGGTGGTACCGAGGATCCAATCATTACCTGTGATGATGAAGGCATTGCTGTAAGTTGGGATTTTGGTTTAAATAATGACTTTTTTCCGGAAGGCGATGCGTTGGATACACCCATAGCGGATAATATCTCCGGCGTTGGAGACGTCTGTGATCTCGTGGATGATGTAGCGATTCCTTATCCTACGGGTTTCTGTGGGAATTGTGGTCCTGGGCAAGGATTTTGTATCAATATACTAGGCGTTAGACCTTGTATTACAACAAGCACATGGAAGCCTTTGGAATTTCTCGACTTTAGTTTTGATATTCCGATTACTGGTGAATCAACTACCGTATGTTCAGCAACGGTTAGAGATCTCATTGTTGATCCTGTGCAGGAAATCGTAGAGGAAACTGCCGTATCCGTCGTTTGGGCAGATACGGATGGCGATGGAGCTTTTGATCAGGTGCTAAGTGGCGCAGGTATCCTTGGGGACGGTTCTGGAGATGGTAGTGGATTTGTTTATAACAATGTAGATGGAGAAGGTATCATCACTGTTCGTAACGTAACTGCGTCCGTAATTGCGCCTTACTCACCCTGTGTGACACCTGATGGGGTTGATTTGCTGGAGATACTGCCTATTGATTTTATTCCTGTTGCTGGCCCAATCATTCGACAAGCACTTACCTCTGCAGGGATTAATGTTAATATAGCTCCATCCGCTATGTACGATTTACCAATCAGGGTAGAAAATGATGAAGCACCACGATTTCCTAACCCCAGAAGAGAATACACTTTTGCTACTGGCGACGCCTGTGGTGAAGCTGTGAACTGGGATATTCCATTAGCTGTTGATGGCTGCACCGGTGAATTTATTGAAAATATTGTGCAATTATCAGGGCCTACCTCCGGCTCGATTCTTGAGCCTTCGCCAGGGGAGGTCAATTACGTGGATGCTTACGGCAACCAAGTGTATGTAGATGCTGACGGTAATGAATATCCAATTTGCCAAAATTCAGATGGTGATTTTGTGATCATGGATTATCCGCAGGACTGTGAGGACGAAAGAAACGCAACCGTTGTTGACATCAATGACTACACACCATTAATGGTTGCTGGCTACCGTGTTGAATACCAGGCAACAGCCTGTAACGGAATCCAGACGATCCACGCGTTGTATATCAATGTGGTACCTGGTGACCCGATCTTGGTTACCCCAAGAGATTTGACCCTGAGAAACGACGTAGATGCTTGTTCTCGTATTGTAACCGGCATTGCACCGCTGGCAGGTTTGGAGTGTAATACGACGATCACCTGGACGGCTGATAATGGTGCGGTTCCTTCCAGTGGAACAGATGATGCTAGTGGCACTGATTTTCAACTAGGCACGACCACCGTTACTTACACAATGACTGCTGATTTGAATGGCGATGGTGTCATCGATGCGAATGATCCTGCTATTCCTTGCGGGGAGTCGCAAGAAACGCAGATGTGTACCTTCACCATTACGATAGAAGACCACCAGAAGCCTACTGCTTACTGTAGTGATTTTACAGTGCAGCTTGACAAAACGGGAAGTGCTACCGTTTTCGCAACTGACCTTGATGGAGGTAGTGTCGATAATTGCCCTGGTGAGTTAACGATTGAAGTATCCAAAGCCGATGTTGTAGAGAATTTCGGTGATGCTGTAACTTTCGACTGTTTTGAAGAGGGCCAAAACACGGTGATTGTCAGAGTGCTTGATGCCGCTGAGCACGATGGTGATCCTTTAACGGACGAGCGCAACGAACGTCGCTGTTTATCCCTGGTAACCGTTGTAGACTACTTTGAAGGATTCGAGGTTGGCCTTGATGTTCCTGAATTATGCCTTGAAGCCAATAATGAAGAGCAGCTCAATTTTGCCAACTACCTCACTATCGCTATGCCTAATGGTACGACTACCACTCACATGGATGAGGTGCTCGATATGGACGATGTCGTTGGTGTGTTTGGTATTTCAACTTTCGTGCGTTCTCCTGGTGGCCCTCCTAGCTCCGGCACCACCGTTGGCACCAGCCCCGACAATCCAGGCGATGCAGGCTACATTAATCCATTGACTGGAGAATATACCCCTGGGACGGGTACCGGCTTTGTCACCATAACTTATGTACTGGGTATCGCTGGGCAGGTAGAACCCGGAATTTTCAACCTCGAGGGTTGTTACATTCTGGTACAAGATGTATTTGAACTGCGCCAGCCGCTTGATATGGAGTCTCCAGAGTGTGAGTGTATCGTACAGAATGATAGAGTAGTTGACCTGGGTGAAATTACTGGTGGCCTTGAACCTTATACTATTCAGTACGGTGGCGTTCAATTGGATGTGGACAGTGATGGTGTTGCTGATGATGCAGACGGTGAGTTTACTTATGATGAGGAGGCTGGCTTTGATGTCATCGATTTCACCGAAGATTTAGGCAACCTTTTGGTGGACTATACTCAACCTACTTGGTCGTTTACCATTGTCGATGCGCGTGGCTGTGAACTCTTCCGTTCTGGTTCCTGTGATAACGATGACGAAAATGGCACTCCCGAAATTTTGTGCGAAGACCTGGGCCCCGTAGCCCTTACAACGGATGAATTTGTCTGTGAAGCCCAGTACACTTGGGAACACACCTTACCGACGGATAATTGTGATGTCATCCTTTATACTTATACGATTACCAACCCTGATGGTTCAATTGCCGGGCCTTTTGATATCACTGCCTTGTTGAATCCGGATATTACAAATCCGCTTCCCGACCAATTTTTTGCTACTTACGATTTTGAACATTTTAGTCCTACGGAGAACATCTCTACTGTTACCTACTACGCGGAAGATGCCGTAGGCAATTTCAGTCAGTGCAGTTTTGAAGTAACGGTTACCGATGACGATCCGCCTTATTTTATCAATTGCCCGGAGCCGGCAGTTATTGTAGATGCCCCACCAACCTGGTGCAGTGCTTACGCTAACTACTCCTTGCCATTAGCCGAAGATAACTGTGATATCCCGGTCGTAACACAAATCGATGATACCGGGCTCACCTCTGGCGATATCTACCCGGTGGGTATCACTATTAACACCTTTGAAGCGGTAGATGCTACGGGTAATACTACTACTTGTGATGTGAAGATCATCGTCAATGATTATCATACCCCTCCAAGCTTTGAATGTCCGGGCGATGTGGTTGATGACAATGACTTTGGTGATTGCGGAGCCATCGTTGATGGTATTGCACCCTTTAATATTGAAGACAATTGTCCCGATAACCTGACGGTTGCCTACCGTATTGAAGACGAAATGGGTAACGAAGTGGCTAGCGGCCTTGATGATGCCAGCGGAAATTTCTTCGCGCAGGGCACCAGTACGGTACGTTATTCCTTGCAGGATATGCCACTGCTGCTGATTACGGAGATCACCCATGACCTGAGTGACCCGGTAGATGGTACCCTTCCAGTACCTCCGTTTACCGCAGGCAATCCACCGACGGGAGACTACCTGGAAATTACCAACTTCAATGCTGCGAACCTGGATGTAAGCTGCCTGATGATCGAACGCCTTTCGGCGGCCGGGAGCGAACTATTTGCCGTTCCTACTGGCGTTATTCTTGCGCCGGGTGGTGTTCTGACTATCCATTTCGGGGATGGCACCGATAGTCCTGCCGATCACTTTTACAATGTACCCGGTGCGGCAGACTTGCAAGCCACTGATCCGGCTGCTTATATCGTAAGCTTGTCGCGCTCGATATTGGATATCGCTGTGCTAAACGGTTACGACATCAGCGGATTGGCTCCTCCGCAGTACAATCTTGCCGGACGAACAGTAGCTGACTATTGGTCGGGAACCATCAGCCCTGTCTTCGGTAGTGGTATCGTGCGGACAACCGTTTGGGATACCAATACCGCCAGTGATTTCGAGCCGGGGGAGGCTTGTTTACCTACTACTATTGGCATGCTCAACCCCAGTTTGCCCCAGCCTACTCCCAATGGTGCGCAAACGGCGATCCAGGCCCAGCATACGACCCGCATAGAGTGTAGTTTCACGGTTACCATCGTTGATGCGGAGGAAGCGGTCTGCGGGCTTTATGGTGACTACCAGGAATACCCCGGAGCTTCCGAAACCATTGCTTACGGCGAATGTGTGGAGTCTATTGTAACAGTTGACGAATTCTATACCATTGCCGATCTCAACCTTTTCCTTGCAGGGAACGCGGGCGACTTCTCGGACCTTACCTTTACGCTCATCAGTCCGGAAGGAACAGCCATTGAGTTGCTAGTAGCAGCTTGCCCTGGAAGTACGGCCTTCGACTTTATTCTTGACGGTGATCCCGAGCTGGCAGCTCCTTTCTTGGACAACTGTGCTACTTTGGGGGATGGACTGGCACTGATACCTACGGGGGATATCGAAGCCTTTAATGGAGAACAAGCCCAGGGCGACTGGATCTTACAGGTTGGCCACAACGGAACGGTCACCACCGAGCTCGCTATCCTTGATGCGTGGAGCTTGCTCATCAGCGCTCGCGAGGCTTATGACGAAATGGATGTAACCTTAGAGAATGACCTGAACTTATGCGGGGCAGAATATACCTATCTGCATCCGATCCTCTTTGATAATTGCCCCGGCGGTACGGTACAATTGACGATCACCTTTGAGGATGGTACCCTCGAATTGGATCAGACTCTACCTATCTTTCCTGAAAATACCGAGTTTACCTACTTCTTCCAGGTAGGAGAGACCACGGTTCTTTACACCCTAACCGACGCGGCGGGTAACGTATCCACCTGCGGATTTGTGGTCACTGTACTAGATACCCAGTTTCCGGAAATCACTTGTCCAGATGACCAGGTCATTCAATTAGGGCCGGGAGAATGTGAAACCAATGAGTACCCAACTACCCCCGTTTTTGAATTCGATAACTGTCCGGATTACGTACTCAGTTCTTTCCCGCCGGGAACCCCGGTGCCCATCGGAGATACGACCATCACGCTAATCATCACAGATGCTTCGGGTAATGAAACGACTTGTACCTATAACTTGACGGTGCTGGAATTTGAAACGGCCCAAGATTTAGCTTGTATCGGCGAACAGAACGTCTCCCTAGGAGCAGATTGTGAAGCGACGATCACCGCGGAAATGATCCTCACCGGGGACCTCTACCGCTGTTATGATAATTACATTGTGACGCTCTATCCTGGCCCTCCCGACAGTGGTTTCGACCCTATACCTACTTCTCCCACTGTAACGGTAGATTACGTAGGACAGACCATCGTGGCGGAGATATGTGACCCCGATACCGGTGAATGCTGCTGGGGTTTTGTGAACATAGAATACAAGTTAATTCCTGAATTCATCTGTCCTTCGGATACGGTGGTTAATTGTACTGATCTTACGGGGCCAGACTTGCTGGGCTTTCCCGAGGTTACTTCCTGTGTTCCTGGCGGTGCCATCATCTCCCATGTTGATGCGCTCACCGATAACGGAGCTTGTGGCGAACCTCGTTTTGTAATTGATCGCACTTGGACGGTATCCGACGCGGTAGGAAATTCTGCCCAGTGCGTCCAGACCATTGAGGTGGCGACTTTTGATCTGGATCAGATCATTTTTCCAGAAAACTACGACGGAATAACGAACCCCGTTCTGGATTGTTCGGAAGTACTTGTTGACCCTAGCCTCACCTCGCCCGACAGTTTGGGTTATCCCACCATCAATGGGACCAACCTGTATGCAGCGATCTACTGTTCGGCGGCGATCAACTATAACGACGAGATCTTTTACATTTGTGACAACAGCTACCTCTTGTTCAGAACCTGGCGTGTCGTCAATCAGTGCCTGCCTAATCCTTTATCAGATGTTCGGGAGTTTACCCAGCTTATCCGGGTAGAAGATTCGGACGGTCCTGATTTGAACTGCCCGGAAAATGAAACGATCAGTGTTTCGCCATTTAACTGTAGGGCTACTTACCAAATACCCTTGTTGGATATTATCGATGCGTGTTCGGAGGTTACCTATATTGTTCAAGTGGATAATGATACCCTTGATTTTCAGTTCAATAACCAATACCTGGTTACTGGTCTGGAAAGGGGAGATCATACCATTACTTACCTCGCCCAGGATGCTTGTGGGATTCGCTCCCAGTGTAGCTATATCGTGACGGTAGAAGACCAGATTGCACCCTTCGCGATTTGTGATGATGAGCTAAATGTGTCGATTGGTGGTGGTGATGTAGCGAACGGAGTTTTTGGTCAGGCCCGCATCCATGCTACTGATGTTGACGAAGGTTCCAGTGATAACTGTAGCACTGTCGATCTGGAGGTTCGCCGTAATTACTGGGCAAATGGTACTTGTACTGATAATTTTGAGGATTGGAGCCCTTGGGGCGACTTTATTGACTTCTACTGCTGTGATATCAACAATGAGATCACCATTGAACTGCGGGTAACGGATGCTTCTGGCAACCAGAACACCTGTTGGATGGTCATCACGCCAGAAGATAAACTCAATCCGTACTGTTACGCACCAGAGGATGTATCCTTGACGTGCAACGACCTTCCGCTAGCCTTCCCTGGAGACATTCAGACGGCTTATGACGAAGATTTCGCGGCCACGTCGACCATGATGAGCTCGATCTTCGGAGGAGCAACAGGAACCGATAACTGTGCCGTGGATACCATCGTAGAGCGTACGCCCAACATCCAGGTGAATGATTGTGGTTGGGGAACGATTACGCGTCGTTTCGAAGCTTGGCAGTTGCGCCCTGCCGGTGATGCTAACGCCAACGGAGCTATCGATATCAACGAAGTGTTCCGTTCGACGAACAGCTGCAACCAGGTGATTACGATTACCGAAGTACACAATTTTGTGATCGACTTCCCCGAAGATGCGGATGCTGATTGTGGCGATCCCAATGTGCCAACGATCATTACGACCGCAGAAGGTTGTGATGTACTGACGGTTAATATCGGCGAACCTGTGGTTTATTCCGCTACGGGCGATGAATGCTATAAACTCAGCATCACCTACGATGTCATCAACTGGTGTTTGTGGGATGGTGAATACACTGGCTACGTACTCGCTCGGATGACGGAAGATGATGGGGAAGCGCTACCAGTGGATCGTGCCGTAGAAGGCAACGAACGCCCGGTAATCACCTACACCAGTGCCGCTGGCTTGTGTATCGATCGCAACCACACGGACCGCGACGGCGATTCTGATTTGGACAATTGTGCTTCGCCACAATTACCTAACTACGGTCGCTACATTTACACCCAGTTTGTGAAAGTATACGATTCAACGGTACCAGTAATAACCGTCCCTGAATATGGAGGCCCCACGGATCTTTGTCCGACACTGGAGCCCGGCCAGTTTGGTGATGTTACGGGCAACTGTGAAGCTCAAGTAAGCATTCCTTTCACGATTTCAGATGAGTGTGAACTCTTCGACGGTGCGGGCAACCTGGTCATCAGCCTCGTATCCGCAGAACTGGATGCCTTTGCGGTGGACATTAATGGTGATGGTGACATTACCTCCAATGAGTTCTTGGTCGAAGCTGGTGCTGCTGGTAATGTGATGGCCAATATCACCGACAATGGTGACGGCACCTACTCGTTTGACGGTAGCTTCCCGATCATTACCAGTGCCATGGGCGATAACATCTACCACGCGGTGCGGGTACTGTTTGAAGATGGCTGTGGAAACCAGGTCAGTGAAACCCTCGTCTTCGACGTGATCGACTGCAAAGGTCCCGCGCCCATCTGTATCAACGGCCTAACTGCTACCCTGATGCCGCAGGCGGAAGGGGGCTGCGCTATGACGATCTGGGCCAGTGACTTTGAGGGGTCTCCCATCTACGATTGTACCGGCCAGGGGCCACTGACCAATGCGGATGGTTTGCCCCGTGTGACGAAGTACGCAATTTACCGTGCTGCCGAAGTGGAGGCTGACCCCAACTTTGTACCTCACCCTACAAATACCGGATTGGTATTAACGGAGGACGATGATCAGACAACCGTCGTTTATGTTTACGCCTTTGACGAAGAAGATAACTACGACTATTGTGAAACCTATGTCTTGGTACAGCCACATAACTCCTGTAACGGACCAGATGGTGCAACCATTGCCGGCGTAATAACGACTACCGCCAACGAAACCATCGAAGGGGTAGAAGTGAGTATCAATGGTGCTGCACAGATGAGTATGACGACTGGTACGGATGGGGCTTTCAACTTCGAGTTACTGCAACTTGGAGGAGATTACACGGTAACGCCTTATCACAATGACAACCCATTAAACGGGGTGACGACCTTCGATATCGTTTTGATCAGTAAGCATATTCTGAACATTGATCCATTAGATAGTCCTTACCAGCGTCTCGCTGCGGATGTCAACAATTCGGAGACGATTACTACCCTGGATTTGATCCAGGTTCGTAAGCTGATCTTGAACATTACCACCGAGTTTACCAACAACACCAGTTGGAGGTTCATACCTGCGAGCTATGTGTTCCCGAACGAACTCAATCCGTGGCAGGAGACTTTCCCGGAATTGATCAATATCAATAACCTGTCAGCCGCCCAACTGAATGCTGATTTCATTGGTGTGAAAACGGGTGATGTCAATGGCAATGCGCAGGCGAATGCACTGGCGGGTGATGATCGCACTTTAAACGGCATTTTCTACCTCGAAGCAGAGGATATTGACCTTAAGGCAGGCAATACCTACACGGTAGCCTTTACGGGGGAAGACCTCGCCAATGTTCAAGGTTTTCAGGGAACGCTACAATTTATCGGCATGGAACTGATCAACATGGAATACGGAGCTGCTACCAGTGAAAACTTTGGTTTGCGGTATGTGAACGAAGGTGCCATAACCATGAGTTATAACGACAACGGCGGCGATAGCGACGCGATGCATCTCGTCGCCACCACCACCACCACCGATCACCTCTTCAGCCTGGTGCTTCGTGCCAGTGAGGATGCCAAGTTGAGTGAGTTACTGCAAGTGAATAGCCGTTACACGATTGCGGAGGCTTACCGCGAAGGTACGTTGACGGATTTCGGACTTTCGTTTTCTGGGACCGCGCACAGACAAGGCGAATTCGTTCTCTATCAGAATGTACCCAATCCTTTCACGGAAGGTACCATGATTGGCTTTGATTTACCCGCTGCAGCTACCGCTACTATCACCATTCGTGATGCAAAGGGAGCACTGATCCGGGTAATTGAAGGCGATTACGGCGCAGGCTACCACACGGTGAACGTCACCAAGCAGATGATCAATAGCACTACTGGCGTACTGAGCTACACGATAGAAGCCCGTCTGGCCAATGGCGAAGCCGAACAGGCCGGTGATTATCGGGCGACGAAGCAGATGATTGTGGTGGATTAA